From the Aspergillus puulaauensis MK2 DNA, chromosome 1, nearly complete sequence genome, the window CAGCGAGGCAACGTGGTACCAGAGAAGAGTAGAACAAGTTCAGACCGTGTAAAAGTAATTCTTCGCGAAAGCATCTTCAAAGTCTTCTGTCTACTGGGATTTTCTGCCGTTTCAGAGTTTAGGTTCACTACGTAGTTGTAAAGGCACAGCAGTCCAGCTTCAGGTGTTTATTTGGTCATCACGTGAGCGGGAAAGGCGCTAGGGAACAACCGGCATCCGAACGTCGACCTTTGCACCTCGCAACTCCAAGTCCAAAGCGGGAGACTGACCCATCACCACATTTCCCATCCCTCAATTGCAAGATGAGCTCCCTCCGTTTCGCTCGCTCTGCTCTCCGGGCTCGTCCCGCTGCCTTCCGCGTGCCTATCCAGCGCAGAGGCTACGCTGAGGCCGTTTCCGACAAGATCAAGCTTTCCCTGGCTCTCCCTCACCAGGTACGACTCCCTCCCAGCGGACGTCCTCTAATACCTTGATAAAGCCTTGGTACTAACAAATACTCTTTCCAATAGACCATATTCCGCTCCGCCGGCGTGTATGTCACCTAACTACCTACCTCCTTTTgagcctgcgcctgcgcccGTCGGCCCGGGCTCACCCTTCCATCGCGCCCTTACTGACTCTATCATCCAGTGTCCAGGTCAACATCCCCGCTGAGTCCGGAGAGATGGGTGTCCTCGCCAACCACGTTCCCTCCATCGAGCAGCTCAAGCCCGGCCTTGTCGAGAttctggaggagggcggTGCCAGCAAGAAGTTTTTCCGTACGTCCGGTCGCCGACACAGATCAAATCCCACCCGATATGTGTCGAATTAAACAACACGTGTGAAATCAGTAACATAACTAACATGCATTTCGGACAGTGTCTGGTGGATTCGCCGTTGTTCAGCCCGACTCCCAGCTGAGCATCAACGCTGTTGAGGGTTACGCCCTTGAGGACTTCAGCATCGACGTAGGTCTTCTTGAACCGGGTCTCAGTGAACAACAAGGCTAATGTACTTTCTTCGCACTTTCAGGGTGTCCGTTCCCAGATCGCCGAAGCCCAGAAGATTGCTGGTGGTAACGGCAGCGAGCAGGACATTGCTGAGGCTAAGATTGAGCTGGAGGTAAGTGATGACTACAAATCGGCAGGCGCGTTATTGAACATAGTTGACCCTTTGATAGGTTCTTGAGAGCCTGCAGGCAGTTCTGAAATAGATACCTGATGTACATATCCACTCGCGCTTTCAACTCTGAACCTGTAGAATTATAGCAATTTTTTGCGACATTTTCGTCATATTGCGCTTCTTTCAATAACAGTACACTTCCTGTCTGGTCACAGCCGACTGAAATCTAAGTTGGCGGTACTTGCCTAGTTTCAGGAATTTGGTTgctctttcctcaacagctACACTCCGCATCATGATTTCCCCCATAAATCGGTGCAGCTTGCTTCAACCCCGAATGCTCCGGTTTGCTCATGAAGTTGTCTGTTTTTTAGGGACCCATTTTCTTACCATATTCGATCACTTAATCCTCTCAACGCAGCCGAGAGGACCATGACTGAAGACTTGCCAACAAATAACCCGACCTCATTGGCACATGAACTGGAACCTTTAGAGGAAAACGACTTCCCCAGCGGTATTTCTATCGATAGCCCTCGGGGTTGCCACGCAAAGGCCACACTTTCCGAACCACAGGGATCCGACTCGCCATCCTTGTCTCAGAATCGTTCGCACACATTCGGACGTTTGAGCAGTGATGAGGCCTACAATGGTTTTCTCTTCACATTCCCCAGCCTATATCCGGGCTTAGCTTCCGAAAAAGACCCTTTCATCGATAGCCGTGGAATTCCTTTGAATCCACATAATACGCCGATATCTCAGAGCGGCCGTCAATCTGAAATCGGATCATGCGGGAAAGACAAGCGGTGTGCTTCTCCCATAAAGTTTGATAAACACGCGAATACGGCCGGATCACTCAGCAGCCCACTCACCTCTCTTTCCTCCGGCAACGAAGCAACATGGAGACCGCCGAAGCCACCTAAgccttcctttctctctgaTATCGACATCCCGCTTCAAAGGGAAACCGAGAACGCCCAGCCGTCCTCTAGAGCAAAGCTGCCTAGGGGGGGTGACGCCTTGCCAGAAACCCCTGATCGATCACTACCCTTACGAGCGAGTCAGAACTTTAACCAACCCGTTGAACATCGTGCCACTGATCAGGGCCCGGACCGTCGCCCAGCGCGAGCGAAACAGTCGTGGGAAACTAAAAAAGTTGCTCCTCCCCGGCGCTTTCCTCACCAACTTACGggtggagagttggaggcCTTGAGCATCCCGCTAAACAACCCAAAAATGCCATTCCCTGCTCCTATACCGACGATAGACAAACTTCCCATACGGCAAGGCGCTGTAAACCCTGACCGCGAAGAGACCGACCAATATCAAGTTGATGACGATAACTCTTCGAGGACCGAATCAAATCGGCCTATTGCCAGAAAAGAGTCGTTGAACGACTCTCTATGGAAACTTTTACAGCAGCTCAAAACAACTGTTTTTCATTACTTTAAGCCGTGGAAACAGGGTGGTCCAGGTCCTAAACAGAAGCCGACCGTGCGAACCACGGCCACCATTCCATTCGTTTCAAGGTGTGAAACATGCCCTGGAGAGCAATGTCAGGTCTCTGCTGGCCTCGTTGATGGCGCGTACGTTCTGCAAATTGATCTGACTCTCCCGCTACTTTCCGTTCATCGCACCGCCTCACTTGCAGCTGTTCTCCGCCGTTGCATGTCTTGCAAGATTGTCCTAATGGCTGCTTTCCTTGTGTGGGATCTCATAAAAATTACAACCCTATTGCTCCTTTATGTGTTCCGAATCAATGTCGCAATTGAAGTGAAGCGGGCATAAAAAACGGAATCGACGAGGCCAATGTAGAAAGATAGAATTCCTGTTCTTTATCGCTTGAAGGGACACCAGAAGACGCAATGTATACTGcgactattataatattaatatgcTGAAAAGCATTGTTTGCACTAGAGAGGCTATATAAGCTCAATTCTAACGCACGCAAAAGCGTAGGATAATTACTACAGATCTCGTCCATATCCACCACTTGCTTTTCTAAGAACAGGTGCATGCTATGGGGGATTTTGCATCCCCTCGCATCAGAGTATCAGCGAATCGAAATGCGAAATAAACAGAAGTATGGAGTATACTCTCCGACAATTCTCCCTCCGGTCATCGCGAAAAGACAATAAATCTTCCCTTGCCAACCAAGATGCCCGTCAACACCTCCCTATCCAACAACCCTATCCAACCAGCCAATTCTGTCCAGTTCCAGCCATTCACCTATCTACACCTTACCAACAGGCATAAGTATCTAAGCCGTAGACTCCACGTCACGCTGCTCAGCCCTTTTCATATCGTCAGCATAAACCCATGAATGATAATTCCAAGCGTAGGGTGTCCAGGGCCGGAAAACTCACTTGTTCGCCTGATCAGGCCAAAGTGCAGCTAGATCACCAACAGGCAACTTAAACGGAAGCCCAACGGAGTCAAACAGCTGTGCGATCAGGAGGTAGAACCCGAGTAGACTTGCGACGAAGAGAGATGCCCCGGCGCCTATGACGCATCGACTCCCAACATCggactcgccctcgccgagTCTCCAGTAGCCGGCGGAGAGCATGAGGAAGACCATGAGcagggagaggaagatgagggtgTAGACGACGTTTGTGCGGAGGGCGCAGATCATGAAGACGAGCATTAGGACGGCCATGGTTATGAAGAGGAATGCTGTAGTTATTAAGGTCATTAGCTGGCTTGGATTCCATAACCACAAGAGCAATTTAGTTTGGGCCTCACCGTATGTATTCATGAACCCAACACTGGTGAGTCCCGCGCCTGTATCGGTTGCTGATGAGGAGTAGGGGGCTATAAGTATTGGAGATGTaagcaaaagaagaaaggtTGGAGATAGGTATTCAAGGACTGACCGGCTGCATTGAAAGCGGGAATCATGGTGGCTGCAAATGCGAACCAAAAGCCACCGATGGTGCCGAAGACAACGCAGGGAAAGGTGTTTCCAAGGATGAACTCGAGGATACTCGTgatgagcaggagaagaccaccaaggaagatgatgggGCCGCTTTTTCGTCATTCATCAGTCAGGGGTGTCTTGAAGTGTGTTAGTATGTGCTGTCTTACGTGAATGCAATTCCGTTTCCAGTCGCTCCTCTCCAGGCCATCAAGCAGCACGAGAGAGGAGTTGTGGTGATGACAAAACCCCCGAGTGCCCTGGATAGTTAGCTAACTATACCTATCACTGCCTTATAACACGGTAGACATACAGTGGCGTCGGGTTTCCAACTTGCTTAGCCAGGCCGGACTGGCGCTGCGTCATGGGCGTCAAGTACAGCCTTTCGAACTGGTCGGCGGACAGAGTGACATGGGTAGGGACGGTGGAAAGACCCTGGGAATAACCCTTTGTCTCGCCATTCTGGCTGGTGTCGCTGGCCATATTGTACCGGGTCAAGTGCAATTgcaagggaagagaagggaagAAGATATGACAACCTGGGGAGCAATTTCCTAAGAACGGAGCACTACGGCCTTCAACAACAAGGGGAACTGTATGCACCTTTTATATCACCCTCAAATCACAAGCATTGCCTTCACAACACGATTGGATTGGAACGGGAGAAAGGAAGACGATCCTCCCCCGGTCATTCTCGTGCCCATAATCCAACGAAGCAACGAACAAATCCCTTGGAAGCTGGGGCCCCAGCTTCgtctggattctggagacTACGCAGGCCACTACTCAAGCTACGACATCCACTTGTCAGTCCACTGGGCAGTTGCTAGCCAGTCTCAGTCAGGGACTAGCACGGTAGAACGGAGCGAAAGGAGCATGGGCATGCCAGGCAGCCAGACGAGAGCCGTAGCAAAGTTAGGGTTGAGCTTGAAATGCGGAGAAAGTTAGGTCAACGGCAGCCCAGCAATCAGCAAATCGAAACTGATCACCGCAATAGGTGTCCGTTTGCGTGAAAGACCAACACACATGACTTGTAGCCGTGAAGATCTTccctccctttcttccttggCTGAGATGTTGAGTTGTTGTTTGCCTCCTTGGCTATGCGGGTCCGGGTGTGTATGCGGAACCGCATGGATTCTGGTTGGACTGCGATGCATGCATGCGGCTGCGTCTGCGTTCCAGGGGTCAAAGTTTGGGTCCGGACGAGCATCCGGCTCCCGCACTGCTTTTTTGCGGGGATACCGGGGGTGGCGATCTGGATTGGACTTGGTTGGGTTCATGGAGCTTGGTCGTGTGCGGTGGTGTATCCAGTGGCATGCGGACCCGGGGTAGCTGGAGGTAATCTCGGTCGGTGGGAAGCTTGAATGACACCTACtgactgggactggagactggaaaAGACAAAGGCAAGGGATCCTCGAGCCAGCACGCCCTTAAGTAGAAACGATATAACTGGAAGAACGTTGTCGACACATATAACCACTTCGCAAAGACCgtcgcttcttttcctttgtAAAGTACTCTATACGTACTGTTTAAAATGGGCGAATCAGTCTTCAGGGCCTCGGACACACAGGATCCAAAGCCCATCACATCCAACGCATTCGAGAAGTCGCGTCCCCGGAAAAAAGCTCGAAGATCCTGCTCGAACTGCCAACGAGCACACAAAACATGCGGTACGTTTCCTCATATTAAAGGTTTCTATCCACGATAGTTCACTGATAGATGGTAATCAGGAAACGAACGACCATGCAACCAATGCGTCAAGCGCGGTATCGGCCTATCCTGCGTTGACGGCAACCGCAAGCCACCAAAATACCTTCTCTGCGACCTGGAGAGGCCCGCTCCCTCTGCACGAGTACCGCAGAAGCAGGTGAATAGAATCATTGCGCCCACAGACGACCTTGGCTTTGCTGAATTCATCGACCCAACGCTTCTCCACGCCGAGAGTCCAAGCTCTGGTCTCGAAAACCAAGCCACGATGAGACTATACTGGGATGACAATGGGAGTGTCAGTCCCATTGGGGGCTCGAACAAGTTGCAGAGTCCGCCGTCGGAACAAGACCTCGGTCCTAAGACGCCAGAGGATATGGGCATGtgtggagaaggagggttGATGGCTGATCTGTTCCAGCCGCAGATTTCCAATGAAGATGGCTACGATGGGCACTCTCATGGTGGTATTCATGGCAGGAGGCCAAGCTATGGGATCTCGATTAGTAGTGGCTGGTCAGATACGTTTTTCCCATGCGAGATGGATGACGAGGCTGGtggggtgaagaagatggcgaggagtGCAAAGTATGAGCTTGCTTTGCTTTGATTTGGCGTTGGCTTGCTGTCCTTTAATGATACCTTGATGCCTTTGTGTTGGAGGATGTGTTTATTCTTGTATAGCTGAGTGTACCATCAAGTAGCAaataattatctttctttctaAAACCTTCATCAAGAGTATTtttggaggaatgggatgaaaAGACTTTAGAAGCAACTCTTCATGGAGTATCGATATTGAAGGCCTTCGCTGGTTGATGCCGGTAGATGGTTGTTCAAGGCAAAGTTCTAACCCAGCAGGCAGTAACTATTCCATCACCccttcgctccttccacagcAGAATCTTTCACCCTTCACCAATAAATCAGCCTGGGATCGACTCTACCGCCTCTACCAGGGTACCCGGTCTCTACCAAGGTCCTTATTCCTAGAGAGTTTAAGAACAGGGCTATGAAAGTAAAGCAGTTTTCCACTGGAGGTTCTTCTGTAGCTGGCAGACTCGTTTGTCCTCTTCAGAATGTAACTATCCAACAAGCTCGCGCCCTGGAGACATCCCTAAGGTAGCAAAGCCTGATCTTCGGCGGAGAGTAAAGTCAACAAAACTGCTCTGGCTGAGTGGGAGCGACCACTCCGAAAAGTTACGCTTTGCAATGGAGTATTCTGCATGGAGCTGATGGGGAGAGGGGCCGCCCCCGAGTGCAGAGAGCACGAAGTGGGATAGGCAACCCGACCAGAGTCTGACTTCGGCCTCGATGAGCTCCGAAATGAGAATCGAGAATTGAGTCGAAAACTGGAACCTGAATTGAGTTATCTGACGATCGGCTTCCGCATCGGCTGCGTCTCTCTCTGGACCATGCGGAGCCGCACACTCCCAGCACCGCAGAGTGAGGGCCGTGCATTGGATCATCCCCGCAGCGTTTCCCCGCAACCCTCCACGCCTCTGTATTCACTGTGTATTCGAGACCAAAAAGTCTGGTCTGATACATCTAGCTCCATTCCGGTGGCCCGAATCGCATCGCCAGATGGACATGAGACGAGAATGGAGACGAGAAACCCCGCCGCGCCCTTCTTTACCTACCCCGGAGACCCCATTTCGATGGGCTGAGGACTATATAAgggccctcgtcgtcgactAAGTCTCAGTATCTCAATCATCAATCTATCTCAGTCTCCAAGTCCCTCGGTCTCAGTTTCAGTCTCACATTTCACAAACACTTACTCCCACTCCTCATCTTTCAACCGCCAAAATGTCCGTCCCCCAGACTCAATGGGCCCAAGTTGCCGAAAAAGTCGGCGGCCCCCTCGTCTACAAACAGATTCCCGTCACCAAGCCCGGCCCCGACCAGATCCTCGTCAAAATCCGCTACACCGGAGTCTGCCACACCGATCTCCACGCCATGATGGGCCACTGGCCGATCCCCGTCAAAATGCCACTCGTGGGCGGCCACGAAGGCGCGGGAATCGTCGTCGCCAAGGGCGAGCTCGTCTCCGAGTTCCAGATCGGCGACCAGGCCGGCATTAAGTGGCTGAACGGATCTTGCGGGGAGTGCGAGTTCTGCAGACAATCCGACACACCGCTCTGCGCGAATGCACAGTTGTCTGGGTACACGGTTGATGGGACATTCCAGCAGTATGCACTTGGGAAGGCGACGCATGCGTCGAAGATTCCCGATGGTGTGCCGCTTGATGCAGCCGCGCCGGTGCTTTGTGCTGGGATTACGGTTTACAAGGGGTTGAAGGAATCGGGCGTTCGTCCCGGCCAGACTGTTGCGATTGTtggtgccggtggtggtCTGGGTTCGCTTGCGCAGCAGTATGCGAAGGCTATGGGGTTGAGGGTTGTGGCCattgatggtggtgatgagaaGAGGGCCATGTGTGAGAAGCTCGGAACTGAGGTACCACAGCCACCCATTTCTTTATATGGAATACGCGCGGATGCTAACAAAACCAGACCTTCGTCGACTTCACCAAATCCAAAGACGTCGTGGCAGATGTCAAGGCCGCGACGCCCGACGGACTCGGTGCCCACGCCGTTATCCTGCTCGCTGTTTCCGAGAAGCCCTTCCAGCAAGCTTCGGAGTATGTTCGCTCCCGCGGGACTCTTGTCGCCATTGGTCTGCCTCCGGATgccttcctcaaggccccCGTTATCAACACTGTTGTCCGCATGATCACTATCAAGGGTAGCTATGTCGGAAACCAGCAGGACGGTGTTGAGGCTCTGGACTTCTTTGCCCGTGGCTTGATTAAGGCGCCTTTCAAGCTTGCTCCTCTGAAGGATCTTCCTAAGATCTTTGAGTTGATGGGTATGTTACTCCTTTCTTATTTCCCCTTCTATTGGCTCGGTTCCTCCTATTGGCATGGTTGTACTAACCGATAACAGAACAAGGAAAGATTGCCGGCCGTTACGTCCTCGAGATTCCCGAATAAGCGATGGATTGACAAATGAAATTACTCGAATCAGATTGAATCTATTATC encodes:
- the ERT1_1 gene encoding Zn(II)2Cys6 transcription factor domain-containing protein (COG:K;~EggNog:ENOG410PGKG;~InterPro:IPR036864,IPR001138;~go_function: GO:0000981 - DNA-binding transcription factor activity, RNA polymerase II-specific [Evidence IEA];~go_function: GO:0008270 - zinc ion binding [Evidence IEA];~go_process: GO:0006355 - regulation of transcription, DNA-templated [Evidence IEA]), whose protein sequence is MGESVFRASDTQDPKPITSNAFEKSRPRKKARRSCSNCQRAHKTCGNERPCNQCVKRGIGLSCVDGNRKPPKYLLCDLERPAPSARVPQKQVNRIIAPTDDLGFAEFIDPTLLHAESPSSGLENQATMRLYWDDNGSVSPIGGSNKLQSPPSEQDLGPKTPEDMGMCGEGGLMADLFQPQISNEDGYDGHSHGGIHGRRPSYGISISSGWSDTFFPCEMDDEAGGVKKMARSAKYELALL
- the ADH1_1 gene encoding zinc-dependent alcohol dehydrogenase (COG:Q;~EggNog:ENOG410PH61;~InterPro:IPR013154,IPR013149,IPR002328,IPR036291, IPR011032,IPR020843;~PFAM:PF00107,PF08240;~go_function: GO:0008270 - zinc ion binding [Evidence IEA];~go_function: GO:0016491 - oxidoreductase activity [Evidence IEA];~go_process: GO:0055114 - oxidation-reduction process [Evidence IEA]) is translated as MSVPQTQWAQVAEKVGGPLVYKQIPVTKPGPDQILVKIRYTGVCHTDLHAMMGHWPIPVKMPLVGGHEGAGIVVAKGELVSEFQIGDQAGIKWLNGSCGECEFCRQSDTPLCANAQLSGYTVDGTFQQYALGKATHASKIPDGVPLDAAAPVLCAGITVYKGLKESGVRPGQTVAIVGAGGGLGSLAQQYAKAMGLRVVAIDGGDEKRAMCEKLGTETFVDFTKSKDVVADVKAATPDGLGAHAVILLAVSEKPFQQASEYVRSRGTLVAIGLPPDAFLKAPVINTVVRMITIKGSYVGNQQDGVEALDFFARGLIKAPFKLAPLKDLPKIFELMEQGKIAGRYVLEIPE
- the ATP16 gene encoding F1F0 ATP synthase subunit delta (BUSCO:EOG092657H8;~COG:C;~EggNog:ENOG410PN8K;~InterPro:IPR001469,IPR020546,IPR036771;~PFAM:PF02823;~go_component: GO:0045261 - proton-transporting ATP synthase complex, catalytic core F(1) [Evidence IEA];~go_function: GO:0046933 - proton-transporting ATP synthase activity, rotational mechanism [Evidence IEA];~go_process: GO:0015986 - ATP synthesis coupled proton transport [Evidence IEA]) — protein: MSSLRFARSALRARPAAFRVPIQRRGYAEAVSDKIKLSLALPHQTIFRSAGVVQVNIPAESGEMGVLANHVPSIEQLKPGLVEILEEGGASKKFFLSGGFAVVQPDSQLSINAVEGYALEDFSIDGVRSQIAEAQKIAGGNGSEQDIAEAKIELEVLESLQAVLK
- a CDS encoding transcriptional activator of ethanol catabolism AlcS (COG:S;~EggNog:ENOG410PNV9;~InterPro:IPR000791,IPR030186;~PFAM:PF01184;~TransMembrane:6 (i57-78o84-108i115-135o155-177i184-207o219-242i);~go_component: GO:0016021 - integral component of membrane [Evidence IEA]), giving the protein MASDTSQNGETKGYSQGLSTVPTHVTLSADQFERLYLTPMTQRQSGLAKQVGNPTPLALGGFVITTTPLSCCLMAWRGATGNGIAFTGPIIFLGGLLLLITSILEFILGNTFPCVVFGTIGGFWFAFAATMIPAFNAAAPYSSSATDTGAGLTSVGFMNTYAFLFITMAVLMLVFMICALRTNVVYTLIFLSLLMVFLMLSAGYWRLGEGESDVGSRCVIGAGASLFVASLLGFYLLIAQLFDSVGLPFKLPVGDLAALWPDQANKAEQRDVESTA